AGCACCTTTAAGAGCGTCCTTCAGCTCCTTGACCGTTTTTTTCTTGTCCTTCGGCACCACGTAAAGGGGCTCGAAATCAGACTCGGTGTTCACGCCGAGATTGGCCCACTTCTGGCCCTTTTGCGCTGCTGGAATCTCACTGGCGTTGTTCGGGAGATCGCGCACATGCCCCATGGAGGCTTCCACCCGGAAGTCCTTGGGAAGGAATCCACGGATGGTGCGGGCCTTGGTGGGGCTCTCAACGATGACCAGGGTGTGCGCCAAAAGAGGGCAGATAACCGTTCCCTTCTTTATCGCACCGCCGCTCCAGTTGCAGCGAATACGCGCGATGCCACAAGGAGGAACGGAAGCGCGGCTAAAGTCGCCCGAACCGCTCTGCCCTGCGCGCGCCATGCCCGAGATGGGTGCCTTGCTTCTCGACACCCAGCCTTTGGCAGCGCCGGGTGATCTTCTCAATCTTGCGCTGAACGCCGGTGCGATTGCCCCGGAAGGAGCAGTTCTGCTGGCGATGCTGGCCACCCTGCTGGTGGATCTGGCAGGAGAAAAAGTCTCTGTGCGCTGGGTCCCACCCATTTGTTACGCCGGTCTGGGCACAGCTCTGGTGTTGCTTGCCCTGCAGTGGAACGCTCCACTGGAGCCATCGTTCCTGGGCGCATTTCTTTCCGATCACCTGGCGATTGCCTTCAGGGCCGTCGTGGCTTGCTCAACTCTGCTCTCCTTGCTGATCAGCTGGAGGTATGCCGAACAGGGAGGAACCCCTGTTGGTGAATACGCCGCCATCCTTCTAGCAGCAACGCTTGGGGGCATGTTGCTCTGCGGTGCCACCGATTTGGTGAGCATTTTTGTGTCTCTGGAAACGCTGTCGGTCGCCAGTTACCTGCTCTCCGGGTACATGAAACGCGATGCGCGCAGTTCGGAAGCAGCGCTGAAATATTTGCTGGTGGGTTCTGCCGCAGCTGCGGTGTTTCTTTACGGCTCCTCACTGCTTTATGGACTCAGCGGCTCCACCAGCCTGGAAGCGATCGGGCAGTCACTGCTGACCAGTCCGACCCCTCTAGCTGCTCTGGCACTGGTGTTCGTGTTGGCAACCGTGGCGTTCAAGATCGCTGCAGTGCCTTTTCACCAGTGGACACCAGACGTCTACGAAGGATCACCAACACCGGTGGTCGCCTTTCTGTCTGTGGGTTCAAAAGCCGCCGGTTTCGCCTTGGCTCTGCGCATCCTGGTGGGCTGTTTCGGCAGTTTCGACACGCAGTGGAAGCTGCTGTTCACCGTTCTGGCGGTGCTCAGCATGACCCTCGGCAATGTCGTTGCGCTCGCCCAGACCTCGATGAAACGCATGCTGGCCTACAGCTCCATCGGTCAGGCCGGCTTCGTGATGATCGGCTTGGTGTGCGGCACCGAGGACGGTTTCGCCGCCATGGTCCTCTATATGGCGGCCTACCTGTTCATGAACTTGGGGGCCTTTGCCTGCATCATCCTGTTCTCGATTCGCACCGGCAGTGATCGCATCTCCGATTACGCCGGTCTCTATCAGAAAGATCCTCTGATCACGCTTGGGCTCAGTCTCTGCCTGCTGTCACTGGGAGGCATCCCACCGATGCTGGGTTTCTTCGGCAAGATCTATCTCTTCTTTGCGGGCTGGGCTGATCACCAGTATCTGCTGGTGGTGGTGGGACTGATCACCTCAGTGGTGTCGATCTACTACTACATCGGAGTGATCAAGATGATGGTGGTCAAGGAGCCCCAGGAAGCCTCCGATGCAGTGAAGTCCTATCCGCCAATCCAGTGGAACACCATTGGACTGCCTCCACTGCGTGTGGCACTGGTGACCTGCGTGGTGGTCACCGCAGTGGGTGGAATCCTCTCCAATCCGCTCTTCCAGTGGGCCAATGATGCGGTGGCAGGAACCCCGATCCTGCAACAAGCGATCGCCAATGCCTCCGGAGCCACCCTTGGCTGACGGAGCGGCGGCTCAACGCTCCCCCGTTGCTGAATTGCGCGGAGTCGACAAGATCTATGGAAGCGGAGCTGGCCTGGTCAGAGCTCTTGATCAACTTGATCTAACCGTGCGCAAAGGCGACTATCTCGCCGTGATGGGTGCCAGCGGCTCCGGCAAAAGCACTGCGATGAACATTCTGGGCTGCCTCGACCGCCCGAGCAGCGGCTCCTATCACCTCAATGGGAGTGCAGTGGAGGAGCTTGATGACGATGCCCTTGCGGATCTGCGCAATCAACAGCTGGGTTTCGTGTTTCAGCAATTCCATCTACTGCCTCACGCGACGGCTCTCGAGAACGTGATGCTGCCGATGATCTACGCAGGGCTTTCACCCCAGCAGAGACGGGACAAAGCCAGAGAAGCGCTGGACCGTGTGGGCCTTGGGGAAAGGATGCAGAACAAGCCGAATCAACTTTCCGGCGGTCAACAGCAAAGAGTGGCCATTGCGAGGGCCATCATCAACCAGCCTGCTCTTCTTCTGGCCGATGAACCCACAGGCGCCCTCGACTCACGCACCACGGATGACGTACTGAATCTGTTCGATGCCCTGCACGACCAGGGCATCACGCTGGTGCTGGTCACCCATGAAGATGATGTGGCTGCTCGTGCCGAACGGGTGGTCCATTTCCGTGACGGCCGAGTTGAGCGCTCTGATTAGGCTGGTTCGTGGGTGTACTGGATTGCATGGTCTCCACAGCCACGCCGAAGACCAGGCTGCTGCTCGTCGATGACGAGGCTCGTCTGACGGAACTCCTGAAAATGGAACTGGAGGTTGAGGGGTATGAAGTGGATGTGGCCGCTGATGGAGCCACGGGCCTGATCCGGGCCCGCACGGAACCATCTCCTGACCTGATTGTTCTGGACTGGAATCTTCCAGATTTCAGCGGTGTGGACATCTGCCAGCGAATCCGCAGCAGCGCCATCACCACACCGATCCTGATGCTCACCGGCCACGACGATGTGGCTGATCGTGTGACAGCTCTGGATGCTGGGGTCGACGACTATCTGGTGAAGCCTTTTTCGATTGAGGAATTAATGGCACGACTGCGGGCCATGCAACGACGTGCCAGCACGTTCTCTGCAGGGTCTGGCGACGGAGATCATCCTGAAACAATTCAGGTTGCAGACCTGGTGATGAACACCAGCACAAGGGATGTGACCCGTTCAGGCCAGTTCATCCAGCTGTCCGTGAAGGAATACGAGTTACTCAATTTCCTGATGCGTGGTCAGGGGAAAGTGCTCGAACGCTCTGAAATCATGCGCGGAGTCTGGGGTGAGAACTTCTACGGCGACGACAATCTGCTCGATGTCTACATCCGCTATTTGCGCCAAAAGATCGAATCAAGTGAACGCGCAACCTTGATTCACACCGTCAGAGGTGTGGGTTTCATCTTGCGAGAAGAGCGTCAGGCTCAGACGTCTGAATCTTGAGAACGCTCGAGACTGGTCATCAGTTGCCCCACCAGCAGTGACACGGCATCGGCGCCAGAAGCAGTGAGCGGATTGAGGTCCAGATCGCCAGGGTCAACAGCCACCCAGCCGCCGGCCTCAGGCCGACGCAGTTCAAAATGCAGATGAGGTCCCGTACTGAGGCCGGTGCTGCCCACACGGCCGATCACCTCACCCTGGCGAACCTTCTCGCCGGACTTCACGTAGATCTCTGAAAGATGTCCGTACAGGGTCCGGCGTTTGGACTGGGCATGATCCAGCTCCACAGCAATGCCATAACCACCCGCCAGCCCGCTGCTCAGAACGGTTCCTGACAACGCAGCGACCACCGGGGTCCCTTCAGGAGCAGCCAGATCCTTGCCGGCATGCATCAACCATCTCCCGATGATCGGATGGATCCTCCAGCCGAAGTCACTTGTGGTGATTGCTGAACCGATGATCGGGAACAGCAGCTTGCGATCGCCGTTGCCAGAGATCGAAGCCGGTCGGGGAGATACTGCAAACACCGTCTCAAGACGGAACGTTGCAGAGGAGCCTGCCAGCAAAGCCTTCACCGGTACTGAAATCGGAGGAAGCGGTGTGCCATCAAAACCGCGTCTGGACAAGCCGGTCAGCGTTTCATCACGGCCTTTCCAGACAACGCGCGGTTGCAGGCGATAACTCCGGAGGCGCACGGCCACACCGCTGCTGCATTCCTGCTTCGACAGCGCACCGCTTCGGCAGGCCTGCTGGAAGGCTGGAACATCAATGGGTCGGGACTGTTCCCCGGTTTGAATCTGGCGCCGCTCGAGCGGTGTGATGACACGGTTTCGCTCTAGGGACTCCAGCGAACGGTCGAAGCTGAGCGGCGGCGGCAGCGGCTTCAGCTCAGGGGGGGGCACTGGCCCCTGCAGGGCAGGAATGGACAGCAGAACCGATGCGGCAAGCCAACGCAGAACCAACGGATCAAGACGGTCTCATCGATCGAGACTCTAGAGATCCTGATCAGGACTGTCTGTCCAACGGGTCCAGCTGGTCCTCCGGGTCCCCTGTTCCAGAAGCAGACGTCCGTCCATACCGATACCTCGCACTTGCCAGGACTCTCCCGTGCCTGGATCAGCCACCGATGCAGCCCAGAGACGCTGCTCGGCCTGACGGACCACCATGTTGGGCTCAAGCGCCAACTCGCAGGCGCGGTCGAGTGCGCGAAGCACGGCTCCTTGCCAGATCCTCAGCCGACATTTCCCTGAACAAAGCAGTTGCCGCAGGGAGATCGCTCCAGGAGGAACCGGATTATTCACATTGAGCCCGACGCCGATTCGTGCCAGACGGACCCGACTGCCGCGGAAGACCAGAGTGGGCAGCACACCGGCCAGCTTGCGGGACTCAATCATCAGATCATTGGGCCACTTGATGGACACCTTCAGGCCGGTGGACTCGACCTGCTCCGCCAGGGCAAGTGCCACAGTGAGACCGAACAACCCCGTTGAGCATTGCTGCTGAGGCCAGGGGAGAGCCGCACTCAACCAGACACCGCCCATCGGCGCCATCCAGCGGCGTCCGTACTGTCCATGACCACGGATCTGATGGTCAGCCAACACAGCACGAGGAGAGAGTCCAGACCAGGGCTGCTGCACCAACCATTGAGACAACTCACTCTCGGTGCTGGCACAGACGCCCAAACGCCTCAGCCACCAAGCGTCATGCCCATGGAGGCGTAAATCGTGCAGCAGTCGCCCACGTCCCGTACGCACCAAGGTCAATAGTGCTGCTCCCACCAGGGATACAGTCGAGCGACAGCGTTCTCCAGATCCTCGACCGGACGGACAAGAGCCAGCCGCAGCCACCCACGACCCGCATCACCAAAACCGGAACCAGGGGTCAGCGCTACGCCGCAGTGCTCCAGCATCTCAGCCGCAAGCTGTTCGTCGCTCCAGCCCTTGGCACTCGCCCATTCCGGAATTGGCATCCAGAGGTAAAGAGCCATGGATGGCATCGGCACGGTCCAACCGAGATCAGCCAAAGCCTGTCGCATGCGATCGCGGCGCTGGCGATAAACGGGCAGGAGACGTGATGGCCAGTCGGCATGTTGATCCAGCGCCACCACTGCGCCCCGCTGAAGGGCCTGGCACTGGTTGAAATCAACGACACCTTTCAGCTGGCGCAATGCGCTGATCAATGGAGCAGCTCCCACCGCAAACGCCAACCGGAATCCCCCGAGACACCAGCCCTTGGACAGAGAGAAGAATTCAATTCCCCGCTCCCGCCAATGGGGGCAGCGCAGCAGAGACGGGGCATCACCCTCCAACGCCAGATCCACATAAGGGTTGTCGTGGGCCAGCACTAGATCGTGTTGAACCGAACGGTGCATGGCCTCGTCAAGCCAGGCCTGCTCTCCGGTGCAGGCGGTGGGGTTGTGAGGAAAACCGAGCACCATCAGACGCAACTGCTGCCATTGCTCTGCGGAGAGCGTGTCGAAGTCTGGAGCCCAATCCCGCTCAGCTGTGAGTGGAAGGGTGTAGATGTCTGCATCCGCCAGTTCCAGGCCACCGCGGTGAGAGGGGTAGGAGGGGTCAAGAATCAGAGCCGAATCACCGGGATCAAGAACGGCAAGAGGCAGATGCGCCGTACCTTCCTGCGATCCCACCAAGAGGAGCACTTCCGTCTCCGCATCCACTGGAACACCGAATCGATGCTGAACCCATGCGGCAGCAGCACGCCTGAACGATTGTGTTCCTGCATGGAGGCAGTAGGAGGCGCTGGAGGGATGCTCAAGCACCTCGGCCATCGCTTTCACGGCAGCGACTGGTGGCGCCAGATCAGTGGAGCCGAGAGACAGGTCAATCAGGGCCTGATGCTGCTGCCTTTCGCTGTCGACATAGGCCGACTTGCGCCGGTCATTGCGATCAAAGACACCGCTACCGAGCCTTGCGAGGCGATCAGAGGTGATCATCCGGAAAGGTCTTCGGTTGAGGGCGGGTGATCACGACGGATGACCACAACTCCGTGATCAGATCTTGTCAATGGATCGGCGGAGCTCTTCAAGGTCGTTGTCGACCTCAGACACGTTCACCGGCTGAACAGCATCTGCCTTGCCCTGGTCAGCTGCAGGCAATGCAACGGCTTCGGGGCCGCCGGCCAGTTGCTGGCGAAGGGCTGCAAGATCATCATCAACATCATCTCCACCCTCAAGGGCTGCGAACTGGCTCTCCAGATCAGCTCCTGCCAGTTCAGCCGCGGCCTGACTGCTGGCTTCCATCGCCTGAACCTTGTCCTCCATCCGCTCAAAGGCGGCCATGGCGGAATTACTGCCCATATTCCCCACGGCACTCTGGAGCTGTTGCTGAGCCTTGGCCGCCTGGGCCCTGGCCTTGAGCATGTCCTTTTTGGTGCGCGCCTCGGCAATTTTGCCCTCAAGTGCCACAAGACTCTTCTTGAGGGTTTCCACCTGAGCGTCCTGACCTTGGACCTGCTTGGCCAGAGAGGCAGAGGTCTCCTGGAATGTTTTGCGCCGGGTGAGTGCCTCTCGGGCCAGATCCTCTTCGTTCTTCTTGAGAGCGAGCTCTGCCCGTTCGTACCAGGTACGAGCCTGGGATTCCGCTTGATCGGCCTGATTGCGAAGGCGCTTCTGACTGGCGATCGCCATGGCAACAGCCTGGCGCAGCTTCACCAAATCCTCCTGCATGTCCGCCACGGACTGGTCGAGAATCTTGACGGGATCCTCGGCCTTGCTCACGAGATCGTTGACATTGGCGCGCAGCAGTCGGCTGAGCCGGTCGAAGAAACCCATGGATCGGGGCGAGCAGCAGCCTGAGGGTAGCGAGCAAATCAACAGTGCCTGCCTAAGGTCGTCTCAAATCGGCAATTGGCATGGGTCGGGCCCCGAAATCGCAGCGACGCCGCTTCGGGAAGGGTGAGGTGCTCATGCCACCTGAACCGGCACCCGTTCAGGCGATCAGCGGATGTCTGGAGGCTCTCCAAAGCAGCTGGAGGCAGGAGGGTTCACTGGCTGCGCTCTGGCAAGACTGGCCGAAACTGTCGGGCGATCCACTCTCCAGCCATTGCCAACCGCTAGCCCTGCGGAGCGGAATGCTGACTGT
This genomic window from Synechococcus sp. MIT S9220 contains:
- a CDS encoding NAD(P)H-quinone oxidoreductase subunit N, giving the protein MPEMGALLLDTQPLAAPGDLLNLALNAGAIAPEGAVLLAMLATLLVDLAGEKVSVRWVPPICYAGLGTALVLLALQWNAPLEPSFLGAFLSDHLAIAFRAVVACSTLLSLLISWRYAEQGGTPVGEYAAILLAATLGGMLLCGATDLVSIFVSLETLSVASYLLSGYMKRDARSSEAALKYLLVGSAAAAVFLYGSSLLYGLSGSTSLEAIGQSLLTSPTPLAALALVFVLATVAFKIAAVPFHQWTPDVYEGSPTPVVAFLSVGSKAAGFALALRILVGCFGSFDTQWKLLFTVLAVLSMTLGNVVALAQTSMKRMLAYSSIGQAGFVMIGLVCGTEDGFAAMVLYMAAYLFMNLGAFACIILFSIRTGSDRISDYAGLYQKDPLITLGLSLCLLSLGGIPPMLGFFGKIYLFFAGWADHQYLLVVVGLITSVVSIYYYIGVIKMMVVKEPQEASDAVKSYPPIQWNTIGLPPLRVALVTCVVVTAVGGILSNPLFQWANDAVAGTPILQQAIANASGATLG
- a CDS encoding ABC transporter ATP-binding protein, which codes for MPPEPPLADGAAAQRSPVAELRGVDKIYGSGAGLVRALDQLDLTVRKGDYLAVMGASGSGKSTAMNILGCLDRPSSGSYHLNGSAVEELDDDALADLRNQQLGFVFQQFHLLPHATALENVMLPMIYAGLSPQQRRDKAREALDRVGLGERMQNKPNQLSGGQQQRVAIARAIINQPALLLADEPTGALDSRTTDDVLNLFDALHDQGITLVLVTHEDDVAARAERVVHFRDGRVERSD
- a CDS encoding response regulator transcription factor, whose translation is MVSTATPKTRLLLVDDEARLTELLKMELEVEGYEVDVAADGATGLIRARTEPSPDLIVLDWNLPDFSGVDICQRIRSSAITTPILMLTGHDDVADRVTALDAGVDDYLVKPFSIEELMARLRAMQRRASTFSAGSGDGDHPETIQVADLVMNTSTRDVTRSGQFIQLSVKEYELLNFLMRGQGKVLERSEIMRGVWGENFYGDDNLLDVYIRYLRQKIESSERATLIHTVRGVGFILREERQAQTSES
- a CDS encoding M23 family metallopeptidase, which gives rise to MVLRWLAASVLLSIPALQGPVPPPELKPLPPPLSFDRSLESLERNRVITPLERRQIQTGEQSRPIDVPAFQQACRSGALSKQECSSGVAVRLRSYRLQPRVVWKGRDETLTGLSRRGFDGTPLPPISVPVKALLAGSSATFRLETVFAVSPRPASISGNGDRKLLFPIIGSAITTSDFGWRIHPIIGRWLMHAGKDLAAPEGTPVVAALSGTVLSSGLAGGYGIAVELDHAQSKRRTLYGHLSEIYVKSGEKVRQGEVIGRVGSTGLSTGPHLHFELRRPEAGGWVAVDPGDLDLNPLTASGADAVSLLVGQLMTSLERSQDSDV
- a CDS encoding biotin--[acetyl-CoA-carboxylase] ligase; its protein translation is MRTGRGRLLHDLRLHGHDAWWLRRLGVCASTESELSQWLVQQPWSGLSPRAVLADHQIRGHGQYGRRWMAPMGGVWLSAALPWPQQQCSTGLFGLTVALALAEQVESTGLKVSIKWPNDLMIESRKLAGVLPTLVFRGSRVRLARIGVGLNVNNPVPPGAISLRQLLCSGKCRLRIWQGAVLRALDRACELALEPNMVVRQAEQRLWAASVADPGTGESWQVRGIGMDGRLLLEQGTRRTSWTRWTDSPDQDL
- a CDS encoding aminotransferase class I/II-fold pyridoxal phosphate-dependent enzyme encodes the protein MITSDRLARLGSGVFDRNDRRKSAYVDSERQQHQALIDLSLGSTDLAPPVAAVKAMAEVLEHPSSASYCLHAGTQSFRRAAAAWVQHRFGVPVDAETEVLLLVGSQEGTAHLPLAVLDPGDSALILDPSYPSHRGGLELADADIYTLPLTAERDWAPDFDTLSAEQWQQLRLMVLGFPHNPTACTGEQAWLDEAMHRSVQHDLVLAHDNPYVDLALEGDAPSLLRCPHWRERGIEFFSLSKGWCLGGFRLAFAVGAAPLISALRQLKGVVDFNQCQALQRGAVVALDQHADWPSRLLPVYRQRRDRMRQALADLGWTVPMPSMALYLWMPIPEWASAKGWSDEQLAAEMLEHCGVALTPGSGFGDAGRGWLRLALVRPVEDLENAVARLYPWWEQHY
- a CDS encoding PspA/IM30 family protein, which produces MGFFDRLSRLLRANVNDLVSKAEDPVKILDQSVADMQEDLVKLRQAVAMAIASQKRLRNQADQAESQARTWYERAELALKKNEEDLAREALTRRKTFQETSASLAKQVQGQDAQVETLKKSLVALEGKIAEARTKKDMLKARAQAAKAQQQLQSAVGNMGSNSAMAAFERMEDKVQAMEASSQAAAELAGADLESQFAALEGGDDVDDDLAALRQQLAGGPEAVALPAADQGKADAVQPVNVSEVDNDLEELRRSIDKI